From Virgibacillus ihumii, the proteins below share one genomic window:
- a CDS encoding MerR family transcriptional regulator, protein MDDQERRSMPLFSIGIVKKLTELTARQIRYYEEHTLVFPERTSGNQRLYSFHDVDRLLEIKDMLDKGINLAGIKHILMEKERTQSKDVRMTNKKVRKMIRNELLFQTGKMGKSNMLQGEMSRFFH, encoded by the coding sequence ATGGATGATCAGGAAAGACGTTCGATGCCCTTATTTTCAATTGGTATTGTAAAAAAGCTTACTGAGCTGACGGCACGGCAAATCAGATATTATGAGGAACATACTCTGGTATTTCCGGAGCGGACATCAGGTAATCAGCGCCTGTATTCCTTTCATGATGTTGATCGCCTGTTGGAGATTAAAGATATGCTTGATAAAGGAATAAATCTTGCAGGCATAAAACATATACTGATGGAGAAAGAACGCACTCAGTCGAAAGATGTACGAATGACAAATAAGAAAGTACGTAAAATGATTCGAAACGAACTATTGTTTCAAACGGGAAAAATGGGTAAATCAAATATGCTGCAAGGCGAGATGTCCCGTTTTTTCCATTAA
- a CDS encoding YneB family resolvase-like protein: MRAVIYCRVSTNKKAQETSLARQKEELIKLANRNNFTIITAIEEQESGYEIDREGIFEMLDYFSDGQADILLIQDETRLGRGNTKIALFHQLQKLKVPIYTSLHGGEVEVSESDSMVLQIVGIVEEYQRKLQNAKIRRGMKRAVRDGFNPGQNLTNRNQAPGRERVVFPIEEVVQLRQNEMTFEEITRRLNNLGYSVSKATVHRRYQEYVNS, encoded by the coding sequence ATGAGAGCAGTCATATATTGCAGGGTAAGTACCAACAAGAAGGCACAGGAAACCTCCTTAGCCAGACAAAAGGAAGAACTGATAAAATTGGCAAACAGGAATAATTTTACGATCATAACAGCTATTGAAGAACAGGAAAGCGGCTATGAGATTGACAGAGAAGGTATTTTTGAAATGCTTGATTATTTTTCAGATGGACAAGCAGATATATTGCTGATACAGGATGAAACAAGACTGGGCAGAGGAAATACCAAAATTGCACTATTTCATCAATTACAGAAATTAAAAGTGCCTATATATACAAGTTTACACGGTGGAGAAGTGGAAGTTTCAGAATCTGATTCCATGGTATTGCAAATTGTCGGCATCGTCGAAGAGTATCAACGTAAACTTCAAAATGCTAAAATCAGGCGCGGTATGAAACGGGCAGTCCGTGATGGTTTTAATCCGGGTCAAAATTTAACCAACCGTAATCAGGCACCCGGCCGTGAAAGGGTAGTGTTCCCAATTGAAGAAGTCGTTCAATTAAGACAGAATGAAATGACCTTCGAAGAAATAACCCGCAGGCTTAATAATTTAGGTTATTCCGTTTCTAAAGCAACAGTTCATCGCAGATATCAGGAATACGTAAATTCTTGA
- a CDS encoding YeeE/YedE family protein → MAIPSNVMKDASGEKHPSLPSPQKTKITIGIMIIALLSYAIMTTAGLKNTMTMWVGLLLGITLFHARFGFTSAFRRLMSVGNGQAMRAHMIMMAVACTLFAPILSMGLGFFGNDPSGYVSPVGTSVVVGAFIFGIGMQLGGGCASGTLYAVGGGRTAMFVTLLAFIVGSVLGAWHWNFWVNETPSFPAISLATSTDLGYVGAWAVQIILFGLIFGAAYYFDKKRTPPVIKPVPSEKGWVRILRGSWPLWVAAILLAVFNALTLLVRGTPWGVTSAFALWGSKIAMFFGIDVTEWVYWSGERAASLDQSVLMHSTSVLDFGVILGAFLASTAGGIFTLRKIGLKRISAAVIGGILMGYGSRIAFGCNIGAYFGGIASFSLHGWVWMIMALAGTFLALYLRPLFGMSVPKPKDTFC, encoded by the coding sequence ATGGCGATTCCAAGTAATGTCATGAAAGATGCGAGTGGAGAGAAGCATCCATCTCTGCCGTCTCCCCAAAAAACGAAGATTACAATCGGAATAATGATTATCGCACTATTAAGTTATGCAATTATGACTACTGCAGGGCTTAAGAATACAATGACAATGTGGGTCGGGCTGCTTTTGGGTATTACTCTATTTCATGCCCGTTTTGGTTTTACCTCGGCTTTCAGAAGGCTAATGTCAGTTGGCAATGGGCAGGCAATGCGTGCGCACATGATTATGATGGCTGTTGCCTGTACATTATTCGCTCCTATATTATCAATGGGATTAGGATTTTTCGGAAATGACCCATCAGGATATGTTTCCCCTGTTGGAACGAGTGTTGTTGTAGGTGCTTTTATATTTGGAATAGGCATGCAGCTTGGCGGTGGATGTGCATCCGGAACACTATATGCGGTTGGCGGAGGTCGTACTGCAATGTTCGTAACACTGCTTGCATTTATTGTTGGTTCTGTGCTGGGAGCATGGCATTGGAATTTTTGGGTTAATGAAACACCATCATTTCCGGCAATTTCACTGGCAACCAGTACGGATTTGGGGTATGTTGGTGCCTGGGCTGTACAGATCATTCTTTTTGGATTGATTTTCGGGGCTGCATACTATTTTGACAAAAAACGAACACCACCTGTTATAAAGCCGGTGCCAAGTGAAAAAGGCTGGGTTCGAATACTGCGTGGATCGTGGCCGTTATGGGTTGCGGCAATTCTATTAGCGGTTTTTAATGCATTAACGTTATTGGTAAGAGGTACCCCTTGGGGTGTTACATCTGCTTTTGCTCTGTGGGGGTCCAAAATAGCAATGTTCTTCGGCATCGATGTCACCGAATGGGTTTATTGGTCCGGCGAACGTGCCGCTTCATTGGATCAATCTGTTCTTATGCACTCAACAAGTGTCCTGGACTTTGGCGTTATTCTTGGCGCCTTTTTGGCTTCAACTGCCGGAGGTATTTTTACGCTTAGAAAGATTGGATTGAAACGAATTTCAGCTGCGGTAATTGGCGGTATCCTGATGGGGTATGGTTCAAGGATTGCCTTTGGATGTAATATCGGTGCGTATTTTGGCGGGATTGCTTCATTCAGCCTTCATGGTTGGGTTTGGATGATTATGGCACTTGCCGGTACTTTCCTCGCGCTTTATTTACGACCGTTGTTTGGCATGTCGGTACCAAAGCCGAAAGACACATTTTGCTAG
- a CDS encoding aminotransferase class I/II-fold pyridoxal phosphate-dependent enzyme — translation MIEQLMKQAETDCEVQHKKANKIAELNQKRVLKAFQQNRVSDSHFNATTGYGYDDFGREVLEQVYADVFGGQDALVRPQLVSGTHAISTALFGMLRPGDELLYITGKPYDTLESVIGKEGDDTGSLHEYKISYNEVALLENGRINYEGIEQTLSEQTKVVAIQRSKGYDDRPSFTIDEIAEMIRFVKSIDENLIIFVDNCYGEFVEEKEPLHVGADIIAGSLIKNPGGGIVRAGGYIAGKKELILQCGHRLTAPGLGKETGATLNMLQELFQGLFLAPHVVAESLKGAVLTARFLELSGFETSPHYNEKRTDLIQAVTFHDQANMVAFCQAIQHNSPVNAFVTPFPSEMPGYQDKVIMAAGTFIQGASIELTADGPLREPYTAFVQGGLTYAHVKIALEEAVNFLNEKSLFSDKAEYKTKSQS, via the coding sequence ATGATAGAACAATTAATGAAACAGGCAGAAACAGATTGTGAAGTTCAACATAAAAAAGCAAATAAAATAGCGGAATTGAATCAAAAACGGGTGCTCAAAGCGTTTCAACAGAACCGTGTCAGTGACAGTCACTTTAACGCCACTACAGGATATGGCTATGATGATTTTGGCAGAGAAGTACTTGAACAGGTTTATGCAGATGTATTCGGCGGGCAGGACGCGTTGGTCCGTCCACAATTGGTTTCCGGGACGCATGCTATATCAACAGCCCTGTTTGGCATGCTGCGCCCGGGGGATGAGCTTTTATATATTACCGGAAAGCCATACGATACCCTGGAATCAGTCATTGGAAAAGAAGGTGACGATACCGGCTCATTGCACGAGTATAAGATTAGTTATAATGAGGTTGCCCTTTTGGAAAATGGCAGGATTAATTATGAAGGTATTGAACAAACACTCTCCGAACAAACAAAAGTAGTGGCTATTCAGCGTTCAAAAGGTTATGATGACAGGCCGTCATTTACAATTGATGAAATTGCGGAAATGATACGTTTTGTAAAAAGCATCGATGAAAATCTGATTATCTTTGTGGACAATTGTTATGGTGAATTTGTTGAGGAGAAAGAACCACTGCATGTGGGCGCAGATATTATTGCCGGCTCTTTGATTAAAAATCCCGGCGGCGGTATTGTCAGAGCGGGTGGCTATATAGCTGGAAAAAAAGAACTGATCCTTCAATGTGGCCATCGTCTGACAGCTCCAGGGCTTGGAAAAGAAACAGGTGCAACACTGAATATGCTTCAGGAGTTATTCCAGGGATTATTCCTTGCACCGCATGTTGTCGCCGAATCGTTAAAGGGAGCTGTTTTAACCGCACGCTTTTTAGAATTGTCCGGGTTTGAGACAAGTCCGCATTATAATGAAAAACGTACAGACTTAATCCAGGCCGTTACCTTTCATGATCAGGCAAATATGGTAGCGTTCTGTCAGGCAATCCAGCATAACTCACCTGTTAATGCGTTTGTTACACCATTTCCGAGTGAGATGCCAGGCTATCAGGATAAAGTTATCATGGCCGCCGGTACCTTTATTCAAGGAGCAAGTATTGAATTGACCGCTGATGGCCCACTGAGAGAACCTTATACAGCCTTTGTTCAGGGAGGCTTAACGTATGCACATGTAAAAATCGCGCTTGAAGAAGCGGTTAACTTTTTGAATGAAAAAAGTTTATTTTCAGATAAGGCAGAGTATAAAACAAAAAGCCAATCATAA
- the glnA gene encoding type I glutamate--ammonia ligase, whose amino-acid sequence MSSGLTKEEIFKIIEEENVRFIRLQFTDMLGIIKNVEIPLGQLDKAFDNKMMFDGSSIEGFVRIEESDMYLHPDLDSFVVFPWTSDKGKVARFICDIYNPDGTPFEGCPRYNLKRNLKKMEELGFDAFNIGTEPEFFLFKLDEKGDPSLELNDHGGYFDLAPTDLGENCRRDIVLELEEMGFEIEASHHEAAPGQHEIDFKYSDAVKHCDDIQTFKLVVKTIARKHNLHATFMPKPLFGVNGSGMHVNMSLFKDGENQFFDKQGEMELSDVAYQFTAGVIKHATNYTAVTNPIVNSYKRLVPGYEAPCYVAWSGTNRSPLVRIPYSRGLSTRIEVRSVDPAANPYMAMSVLLASGLDGVKNKLTPPTSVDENIYTMDKAERVENGIKDLPATLMDALLELDKDSVVVEALGEHLHEHFMEAKEIEWDMFRTTVHPWEREQYLASY is encoded by the coding sequence ATGAGTTCAGGTTTAACAAAGGAAGAAATTTTTAAAATAATCGAGGAGGAAAACGTCCGCTTTATCCGGCTGCAATTCACAGACATGCTGGGAATTATTAAAAATGTGGAAATCCCGCTTGGTCAACTGGATAAGGCATTTGATAACAAAATGATGTTTGATGGATCCTCCATCGAAGGGTTTGTCCGGATTGAGGAATCAGATATGTATCTGCATCCGGATTTGGATTCTTTTGTTGTGTTTCCATGGACTTCCGATAAGGGGAAAGTAGCTCGGTTTATTTGTGATATTTACAATCCGGATGGAACACCATTTGAAGGCTGCCCAAGATATAATCTGAAACGCAACCTCAAAAAAATGGAGGAATTAGGCTTTGATGCATTTAACATTGGAACCGAGCCGGAATTCTTTTTATTCAAATTGGATGAAAAAGGAGATCCCTCCCTTGAATTAAATGACCATGGCGGATACTTTGATCTGGCACCTACAGATCTTGGAGAAAACTGCCGTCGTGATATTGTCCTTGAACTGGAGGAAATGGGCTTTGAAATCGAGGCTTCCCATCATGAAGCAGCTCCAGGACAGCACGAGATTGATTTTAAATACTCCGATGCGGTAAAACATTGTGATGATATTCAAACATTTAAGCTGGTTGTTAAAACCATTGCCCGAAAACACAACCTGCATGCCACATTTATGCCCAAACCATTATTTGGCGTAAACGGCTCAGGAATGCACGTAAATATGTCCTTATTTAAAGATGGTGAAAATCAATTCTTTGATAAGCAAGGCGAGATGGAACTAAGTGATGTCGCCTATCAATTTACAGCTGGTGTCATTAAACATGCAACAAACTACACTGCTGTCACCAATCCTATTGTTAATTCCTACAAGCGTTTAGTGCCAGGGTATGAGGCGCCATGTTATGTGGCATGGTCAGGAACAAACAGGAGTCCATTGGTTCGGATTCCGTATTCAAGGGGATTAAGTACCAGGATCGAAGTAAGAAGCGTGGATCCGGCTGCCAATCCATACATGGCAATGTCGGTTTTACTTGCAAGTGGACTTGATGGTGTGAAGAACAAACTGACACCGCCAACTTCAGTTGATGAGAACATTTATACGATGGATAAAGCAGAACGCGTTGAAAATGGCATCAAAGATTTGCCGGCTACGTTGATGGATGCTCTGCTGGAATTGGATAAGGACTCAGTGGTTGTCGAAGCATTGGGTGAACATCTCCATGAACACTTCATGGAAGCAAAAGAAATTGAATGGGATATGTTCCGTACGACTGTTCATCCATGGGAACGGGAGCAGTATTTAGCAAGTTATTAA
- the hflX gene encoding GTPase HflX has protein sequence MPEPILIISVKKPEQQERRFQSSLDELVSLCETAGGTVEKVITQNRQRIHPAYYIGEGKMNEIKNTAEDLQIKLIVSNDELSPGQLRNLSDHIGIRVIDRSQLILDIFAQRARTKEGKLQVELAQLEYLLPRLHGQGTEMSRLGAGIGTRGPGETKLETDQRHIRQRIVDIKRRLKAVVQQREQYRKRRRTNEVFQIAVVGYTNAGKSTLFNRLTNSSSMVEDQLFATLDPLTRKIQLPSGFQTLLTDTVGFIQDLPTSLVASFKSTLEEVTEADFILHVVDAANPDMEQHHNTVKSLLKDLEADDIPMLTVYNKKDLLDDDFIGIDHPNILISALEESDITRLLLKVESILKEEWEWYQVQLQPDQGKILNRLQHESIITNQSFIESENEYSVKGFIRPEHPLNGVMKG, from the coding sequence ATGCCAGAACCTATACTAATCATTTCGGTTAAGAAACCGGAACAGCAGGAACGACGCTTTCAATCCTCATTGGATGAACTTGTATCTCTATGTGAAACGGCCGGGGGAACGGTGGAAAAAGTTATCACGCAAAACAGGCAGCGGATCCACCCGGCATACTACATTGGTGAAGGAAAAATGAATGAAATCAAAAATACGGCTGAGGATCTGCAAATAAAATTGATTGTATCAAATGATGAGTTATCACCCGGCCAGTTGCGCAATCTGTCCGATCATATCGGAATCCGGGTTATCGATCGAAGTCAGCTGATATTGGATATATTTGCTCAACGTGCCCGTACAAAAGAAGGTAAACTGCAGGTGGAGCTGGCTCAGCTTGAATATTTGCTGCCCAGATTGCATGGGCAGGGTACGGAAATGTCCAGGCTTGGTGCAGGGATTGGTACACGCGGGCCAGGTGAGACAAAACTTGAAACGGATCAGCGCCATATCAGACAGCGGATTGTTGATATTAAACGCCGGTTGAAGGCTGTAGTTCAGCAACGAGAGCAATACCGCAAGCGACGCAGAACAAATGAGGTCTTTCAAATTGCGGTGGTGGGTTATACGAATGCAGGAAAGTCTACCTTATTTAATCGGCTGACGAACAGCAGCTCGATGGTGGAAGATCAGCTTTTTGCGACACTTGATCCACTGACACGTAAAATTCAGCTTCCATCCGGATTTCAGACGCTGCTTACCGATACGGTCGGGTTTATTCAGGATTTGCCCACATCACTGGTTGCTTCATTCAAATCGACATTGGAAGAGGTAACAGAAGCAGATTTTATTCTGCATGTTGTGGATGCAGCAAACCCGGATATGGAGCAGCATCATAACACGGTAAAAAGTTTGCTGAAGGATTTGGAAGCGGATGACATCCCCATGCTGACTGTATACAATAAAAAGGATTTACTGGATGATGATTTTATTGGCATCGATCATCCGAACATACTGATAAGCGCATTGGAGGAATCGGATATTACCCGCTTGCTTTTAAAGGTGGAATCCATTTTAAAAGAAGAATGGGAGTGGTACCAGGTTCAGTTACAGCCTGATCAGGGCAAAATATTGAACAGGCTCCAACATGAATCAATCATCACCAATCAATCGTTTATCGAATCAGAAAATGAATACAGTGTCAAAGGTTTTATCCGGCCGGAACATCCTTTGAACGGCGTAATGAAGGGGTAA
- the tkt gene encoding transketolase, with protein MSQNTEQLSINTIRTLAIDAIENANSGHPGLPMGAAPMAYTLWTDFMTHNPKNSKWFNRDRFVLSAGHGSMLQYGLLHLSGYDVTIDDLKSFRQWGSRTPGHPEVHHTDGVEATTGPLGQGLAMSVGMAMAETHLASLYNKEDINIVDHYTYAIVSDGDLMEGISHESASLAGHLGLGKLIALYDSNDISLDGDLDRAFSDDTESRFKAYGWQVIRVEDGNNLTEIRNAIKEAKENTEQPTLIEVKTVIGYGSPNKSASAASHGAPLGADEVKLTKEYYKWTHDDFHVPEEVYADFNEKIGKDGADAEDNWNALFASYKEKYPDAARELELAMKGELPENWNENLPVYEAGKDSAATRATSGEVLNEISKAVPYFFGGSADLAGSNKTTVKNEEDFSLQNHAGKNIWFGVREFAMAAATNGMALHGGLKVYAGTFFVFSDYMRPAIRLSAIMNTPVTYVFTHDSIAVGEDGPTHEPIEQLASLRAMPGLSLIRPADGNEVQAAWRLALEAEDKPTALVLTRQGLPTLKGTQENAYEGVKKGAYVVSKSDKETPDALLLATGSEVQLAVKAKDALKEKGIDVNVISMPSWDRFNSQDQAYKNNVILPKVKNRVAIEMASPFGWERYVGENGKVIGIDTFGASAKGDKVVEEYGFTVENVVQQVESYVD; from the coding sequence TTGTCACAGAACACAGAACAACTATCGATTAATACAATTCGTACCTTGGCAATTGATGCTATTGAAAATGCCAATTCAGGTCACCCGGGCTTGCCGATGGGGGCTGCCCCTATGGCCTATACGTTATGGACCGACTTTATGACCCACAATCCGAAAAACTCCAAATGGTTTAACCGTGACCGTTTTGTATTATCGGCTGGTCATGGCTCCATGCTGCAATACGGTTTATTGCATCTGTCCGGTTATGACGTAACGATTGATGATTTAAAATCATTCCGTCAGTGGGGCTCTAGAACACCAGGACACCCGGAGGTTCATCACACAGATGGTGTAGAGGCAACCACAGGACCACTTGGACAAGGACTTGCTATGTCAGTAGGGATGGCGATGGCCGAGACACACTTAGCTTCCCTTTATAATAAAGAGGATATCAACATTGTCGACCATTACACGTACGCAATTGTGAGTGACGGCGATCTGATGGAAGGTATTTCACATGAGTCTGCATCCCTTGCAGGCCATTTGGGGTTAGGTAAACTCATCGCGTTGTATGATTCCAATGACATTTCGCTTGACGGTGACTTGGATCGTGCATTTTCCGACGATACGGAAAGCCGCTTCAAGGCATATGGCTGGCAGGTTATTCGCGTAGAAGATGGTAATAATCTGACGGAAATCCGCAATGCGATTAAAGAGGCAAAAGAAAACACGGAACAACCTACGTTAATCGAGGTTAAAACGGTTATTGGCTATGGTTCGCCAAACAAATCGGCTTCTGCTGCTTCACATGGTGCTCCACTTGGTGCGGATGAAGTAAAATTGACAAAAGAATATTATAAATGGACACATGATGATTTTCATGTGCCGGAAGAAGTATATGCTGACTTTAATGAAAAAATCGGAAAAGATGGAGCAGACGCTGAGGATAATTGGAATGCTCTATTTGCTTCCTATAAAGAAAAATATCCCGACGCTGCGAGGGAACTGGAACTTGCGATGAAAGGTGAACTGCCGGAAAACTGGAACGAAAATCTTCCCGTCTATGAGGCCGGGAAAGATTCTGCAGCAACCAGAGCCACTTCAGGAGAGGTACTCAATGAAATTTCCAAAGCTGTTCCGTATTTCTTTGGGGGCAGTGCAGATTTGGCAGGTTCCAACAAAACAACGGTTAAAAATGAAGAAGACTTTTCGTTGCAAAATCACGCAGGTAAGAACATCTGGTTTGGTGTTCGTGAATTTGCTATGGCTGCCGCAACCAATGGAATGGCATTGCATGGCGGATTAAAAGTATATGCCGGTACTTTCTTTGTATTCAGTGACTACATGCGCCCGGCAATTCGTCTATCGGCAATTATGAATACACCAGTGACGTACGTGTTTACACACGATTCGATTGCAGTAGGGGAAGATGGTCCAACTCACGAACCAATCGAACAGTTGGCGTCACTCCGGGCAATGCCTGGCCTGTCATTGATTCGTCCTGCAGATGGAAATGAAGTACAGGCAGCCTGGAGACTTGCACTTGAGGCAGAAGACAAGCCGACGGCCCTGGTACTGACCAGACAGGGACTGCCTACACTGAAAGGTACACAGGAAAATGCATATGAAGGTGTCAAAAAAGGTGCTTATGTTGTAAGTAAATCAGATAAAGAAACACCTGATGCATTACTACTTGCGACTGGTTCTGAAGTGCAGCTTGCTGTCAAAGCAAAAGATGCACTGAAAGAAAAAGGTATTGATGTGAATGTTATCAGCATGCCGTCCTGGGATCGTTTTAACAGCCAGGATCAGGCATATAAAAACAATGTGATTTTGCCGAAAGTGAAGAATCGTGTTGCGATCGAAATGGCATCACCATTTGGATGGGAACGTTATGTTGGTGAAAACGGAAAAGTGATTGGCATTGATACATTCGGTGCTTCAGCTAAAGGTGACAAAGTGGTGGAAGAATATGGTTTCACCGTTGAAAATGTAGTGCAGCAAGTCGAATCATATGTAGACTAA
- a CDS encoding DUF896 domain-containing protein, protein MISKEKLNRINELAKKSKESGLTDAEKAEQKELRQEYLKNVRKSFKNQFKSMTVMDREGNDVTPKKVRDLQERNKKH, encoded by the coding sequence ATGATTTCAAAAGAAAAATTGAATCGTATAAATGAGCTTGCTAAAAAATCAAAAGAATCAGGACTGACTGACGCTGAAAAAGCGGAACAAAAAGAGTTAAGACAGGAATATTTGAAGAATGTCCGCAAATCATTTAAAAATCAATTCAAGTCGATGACTGTGATGGACCGCGAAGGCAATGATGTCACACCAAAAAAAGTGCGGGATTTACAGGAACGTAATAAAAAGCATTGA
- the lexA gene encoding transcriptional repressor LexA, producing MNKLSKRQQAILDYIKEQVKEKGYPPSVREIAVAVGLASSSTVHGHLARLESKGFIRRDPTKPRAIEVLDLSEDMNIPQEEARYAPVIGKVTAGLPITAVENIEEFVPLPSSSAGPDDNLFVLVIEGESMIEAGILDGDMVIVKQQNTAQNGDIVVAMTEEDEATVKRFFKEKNHIRLQPENATMDPLIYPNVTILGKVIGLYRNIH from the coding sequence ATGAACAAACTATCCAAGAGGCAGCAGGCAATACTCGACTATATAAAGGAACAGGTAAAAGAAAAAGGATATCCACCTTCCGTTCGTGAAATTGCAGTAGCTGTGGGACTTGCATCCAGTTCGACAGTACATGGCCATTTAGCCAGACTTGAAAGCAAGGGATTTATCAGAAGGGATCCAACAAAACCAAGAGCAATCGAAGTCTTGGATCTATCCGAAGATATGAACATACCGCAGGAAGAAGCACGCTATGCGCCAGTAATAGGTAAAGTAACAGCTGGTTTACCGATTACTGCTGTGGAAAATATTGAGGAATTTGTACCGCTGCCCAGTTCAAGTGCCGGACCAGATGACAATTTATTTGTTCTGGTCATAGAAGGTGAAAGTATGATTGAAGCTGGTATTTTGGATGGTGACATGGTGATTGTAAAACAGCAGAACACAGCACAAAATGGAGATATTGTTGTTGCCATGACGGAGGAGGACGAAGCAACGGTTAAACGATTCTTTAAGGAAAAGAACCATATTCGTCTGCAGCCGGAGAATGCTACAATGGACCCGCTCATCTATCCAAATGTAACAATACTTGGCAAGGTAATTGGATTATACCGAAATATTCACTAA
- a CDS encoding Nramp family divalent metal transporter has protein sequence MEAKQSVVEKSEKRKLSFIGPGLVVAVAGVGAGDLVAALVAGADFGLMLLWAVILGAFLKYVLNEGVGRWYLATGQTILQGWRSLGSWVSGYYVVYVVLFGLIYGAAVTSACALFISALFPVLPVWGWAIIHALVGLVVGWFGGYQNFERIMQFFVIVMFITVVGSAILVFPSIGELANGLIPRMPTGSFLQTLGLISGVGGAASIPYYCYWIREKNWYGGSWIPTMRLDSAVAYIITGIFCFALMIVAYQFLYGAGISISGSEGLVTMAEIYGERFGTVATWLLLIGFWAAAFTSLLSAFNGLPYIFTDFVQLLKNKDKDSNRDISEQDPAYRAYLLWLTFPSMLFLFVDDPVLLVMIGLAFSATILPFLAITLMLLLNSKKVVKQYRNGIANNLILGAIIVIFVALAAIEIYNTF, from the coding sequence ATGGAGGCCAAACAATCAGTTGTAGAAAAATCGGAGAAAAGGAAGTTATCGTTCATCGGACCTGGTCTGGTTGTAGCTGTGGCTGGCGTCGGTGCTGGTGATTTAGTTGCTGCCCTTGTAGCGGGTGCTGATTTTGGGCTTATGTTATTATGGGCAGTTATTTTAGGTGCATTTTTAAAATACGTTTTAAATGAAGGTGTAGGGCGCTGGTATTTAGCAACAGGACAAACCATTTTACAAGGATGGCGGTCCTTGGGAAGCTGGGTGTCAGGATATTATGTAGTCTATGTTGTCTTATTTGGCCTTATTTATGGTGCTGCTGTGACATCTGCGTGTGCTCTGTTTATATCAGCACTATTTCCGGTATTACCTGTATGGGGTTGGGCAATCATCCATGCATTGGTTGGCCTTGTAGTGGGATGGTTTGGAGGATATCAAAATTTTGAACGTATTATGCAGTTTTTTGTTATTGTGATGTTCATTACCGTGGTAGGCTCAGCGATATTGGTTTTTCCAAGCATTGGAGAATTAGCGAACGGGTTGATACCCAGAATGCCAACGGGTTCATTTTTACAAACCTTAGGACTGATTAGTGGTGTAGGCGGTGCTGCTTCCATCCCCTATTATTGCTATTGGATACGCGAAAAAAATTGGTATGGTGGTTCATGGATTCCTACTATGCGACTTGATTCTGCAGTAGCATATATTATTACAGGGATATTTTGCTTTGCGCTTATGATAGTAGCCTATCAATTTTTATATGGTGCAGGGATATCGATTTCAGGAAGTGAAGGACTTGTCACAATGGCTGAAATTTATGGGGAAAGGTTCGGAACTGTAGCTACTTGGTTACTTCTTATTGGGTTCTGGGCAGCTGCGTTCACATCTTTGCTTTCCGCTTTTAATGGGCTTCCTTATATTTTCACAGATTTTGTTCAATTATTAAAGAACAAAGATAAAGACTCAAATCGTGATATTTCCGAACAGGATCCTGCTTATCGTGCTTACTTGCTTTGGCTGACGTTTCCGTCCATGTTGTTTTTATTTGTGGACGATCCAGTTTTACTTGTTATGATTGGACTGGCATTTAGTGCAACAATTCTCCCCTTTCTTGCCATTACATTAATGTTGCTTTTAAATTCGAAAAAGGTAGTAAAACAATATCGAAATGGGATAGCCAATAACCTTATTTTAGGGGCGATCATTGTTATTTTTGTGGCTCTTGCAGCAATAGAGATATACAACACTTTTTGA
- a CDS encoding DUF1540 domain-containing protein, with protein MAKDVLCEVNNCTYWGDGNICNADRIYVVTHKQSKARTTEETDCKTFEPRS; from the coding sequence ATGGCAAAGGATGTACTTTGCGAGGTAAATAATTGTACTTATTGGGGCGATGGCAATATTTGTAACGCTGACCGGATATATGTTGTTACCCACAAACAGTCGAAAGCCAGAACAACAGAGGAAACCGATTGCAAAACGTTTGAACCTAGAAGTTAA